One genomic window of Nitrososphaera sp. includes the following:
- a CDS encoding FtsX-like permease family protein, whose product MDFRVYLAIRFLARRKGNFVASVAALVIGVMVILFNSLIFNGVAQGILRDIINYRFGDVVVTKTEGNFGADGLQIIDYVKHYPYVKGAAPRLSTIAWMNSTKDGAINQVYKIPIIGIDPKRDPEASTLFDTVKQGTFNVQSGQIILGAGEASDLKAGLGDRIDVRTVSATGNDTIKKFTVVGISKSAGGLAFDNSAIMNIDDVRTMTGRPNQIDQILIKLTDSSYQTDMKNHLVSAYAQHKIKVQTIEEAGRDILAGVRSGIGFINLVGYFGLLSASFAIVTIMMLFVSSKTRDIGIMKSMGAKKKDILYIFILQGVIIGCVSAVAGFALGTLAGLYLQTTDISFGAGLRLDIRYDAMFTLTSSLTSILLGTAAAIYPAYRGSRLQPIDAMQRT is encoded by the coding sequence ATGGACTTTAGAGTGTACCTCGCCATCAGGTTTTTGGCAAGAAGAAAAGGCAACTTTGTCGCGTCGGTAGCTGCGCTTGTAATAGGAGTGATGGTAATCCTGTTCAACTCGCTTATCTTTAATGGCGTCGCGCAGGGCATCCTGCGCGACATTATCAACTACAGGTTTGGTGACGTTGTAGTGACCAAGACTGAGGGCAACTTTGGCGCCGACGGACTCCAGATAATAGACTATGTAAAGCACTATCCTTATGTCAAGGGAGCTGCGCCGCGGCTCTCAACTATAGCTTGGATGAACTCTACAAAGGATGGCGCGATAAACCAGGTATACAAAATCCCAATAATAGGAATCGACCCCAAGCGCGACCCTGAGGCATCCACGCTTTTTGATACAGTCAAGCAGGGCACCTTCAACGTCCAGTCCGGACAGATAATCCTCGGGGCCGGGGAGGCGTCGGATCTGAAGGCCGGCCTTGGCGATAGGATCGATGTTAGAACGGTTTCAGCTACCGGGAATGACACAATCAAGAAATTTACGGTTGTAGGCATTTCCAAGTCTGCAGGCGGCCTCGCCTTTGACAACTCGGCCATCATGAACATCGACGACGTGCGTACCATGACAGGCAGGCCGAACCAGATTGACCAGATCCTAATCAAGCTCACGGACAGCTCGTACCAGACGGACATGAAGAACCACCTGGTCTCGGCGTACGCGCAGCACAAGATAAAGGTCCAGACCATAGAGGAGGCCGGCAGGGACATACTGGCCGGTGTCCGCTCCGGGATTGGCTTTATCAACCTTGTAGGCTACTTCGGGCTCCTCTCGGCTTCGTTTGCAATTGTTACCATAATGATGCTCTTTGTGTCGTCAAAGACAAGGGATATCGGCATAATGAAGTCGATGGGCGCCAAGAAAAAAGACATACTCTACATCTTTATTCTTCAGGGCGTCATAATCGGCTGCGTCTCCGCTGTAGCCGGCTTTGCGCTTGGGACCCTTGCAGGCCTTTATCTGCAGACTACTGACATCTCGTTTGGCGCAGGTCTCAGGCTTGACATCCGCTACGATGCCATGTTCACGCTGACCTCTTCGCTTACGTCGATACTTCTTGGAACTGCAGCTGCCATCTATCCCGCATACAGGGGTTCGAGGCTCCAGCCAATCGACGCAATGCAGAGAACCTAG
- a CDS encoding 4a-hydroxytetrahydrobiopterin dehydratase, with product MHEDQSGDDSYRKLDQSEISEQVALLDGWRVISGKITKTFEFEDFVQAFGFMTRVALEAEKMNHHPEWFNVYGTVKIELVTHDVSGISNYDIKLAQVIDRLAGGK from the coding sequence ATGCACGAGGATCAATCCGGCGACGACAGCTACCGCAAGCTGGATCAAAGCGAGATTTCTGAGCAGGTTGCGCTGCTGGACGGCTGGAGGGTTATCAGCGGCAAGATTACCAAGACATTTGAATTTGAAGACTTTGTTCAAGCTTTTGGGTTCATGACGCGCGTTGCGCTAGAGGCTGAAAAAATGAACCATCACCCCGAATGGTTCAACGTCTACGGCACCGTCAAGATTGAACTTGTAACCCATGATGTGTCCGGCATCAGCAATTATGACATCAAGCTGGCGCAGGTTATCGACAGGCTGGCCGGCGGGAAATAA
- a CDS encoding winged helix-turn-helix domain-containing protein — protein MVHEYRDRVYIRKDIILKLSEYGELNQSKLMSYCGLNNSKHKGILDDMVGKGFVTKIEEPWGTKTIIKYRVSEKGRLVLKEILEPYEALFPRGEKESE, from the coding sequence TTGGTTCACGAGTACCGTGATAGGGTCTACATCAGAAAAGACATTATACTGAAATTATCAGAGTACGGCGAACTCAACCAGAGCAAGCTAATGAGCTACTGCGGCCTGAATAACTCGAAGCATAAAGGAATTCTAGACGACATGGTCGGCAAGGGATTCGTCACCAAAATAGAGGAGCCGTGGGGCACCAAGACCATTATCAAGTACAGGGTGTCGGAGAAGGGAAGGTTGGTCCTAAAAGAGATACTCGAGCCGTACGAGGCCTTGTTTCCAAGGGGAGAAAAGGAAAGCGAATGA
- the pyrH gene encoding UMP kinase, producing the protein MRSAARQHDAGVGQSKTKRRIVVKLSGRIFSEEEPTELAKFADLLFELSENDVQPIAIAGGGKFARHYIQLARKFGQDEASLDMLGIEVSRLNAKLLSAAIESRDFDNPRVYHTVPTDLEQVFAAASSGKIVVTGGLHPGQSTNATAALIAEKVRAAEFLNATDVDGIYDSDPRKNRNAKMFKEISVSRCMELLSSENASAGSYDLMDIVALKVIERSKIPTLVLKSDTSLLRNAVLLGNNQSSGTRIVP; encoded by the coding sequence ATGAGAAGCGCAGCAAGACAACATGATGCCGGCGTGGGGCAGTCAAAAACCAAGCGCAGAATTGTCGTGAAACTTAGCGGAAGGATCTTTTCTGAAGAAGAACCGACTGAGCTGGCCAAGTTCGCGGATCTGCTTTTTGAGCTGAGTGAAAATGACGTCCAGCCCATTGCTATTGCTGGCGGAGGCAAGTTCGCACGCCACTACATCCAGCTGGCCCGAAAGTTTGGTCAGGACGAGGCAAGCCTCGACATGCTGGGCATCGAGGTTTCCCGGCTAAACGCAAAACTCCTTTCCGCCGCTATCGAGAGCCGCGATTTCGATAACCCTCGCGTTTACCATACGGTCCCCACTGACCTTGAGCAAGTTTTTGCAGCAGCATCAAGTGGGAAAATTGTTGTCACAGGCGGCCTTCATCCAGGTCAGAGCACCAATGCCACTGCCGCGCTTATTGCTGAAAAAGTCCGGGCCGCAGAGTTTCTAAACGCCACGGATGTTGATGGAATATACGATTCGGACCCCAGGAAAAACCGAAACGCCAAGATGTTTAAGGAGATTTCCGTCAGCAGGTGCATGGAGCTGCTTTCGTCTGAAAACGCCTCTGCAGGCTCGTACGATCTGATGGACATTGTGGCTCTCAAAGTTATTGAGAGAAGCAAGATCCCCACGCTGGTTCTAAAATCCGATACCAGCCTGTTAAGAAATGCCGTACTTTTGGGCAACAACCAGAGTTCAGGAACGCGGATAGTTCCCTAG
- a CDS encoding ABC transporter ATP-binding protein, giving the protein MTSDTGRTGGPDMAFGSGENIVEVHDLGKVYGREETSTVALDSISFEIKKGEFVLIVGQSGSGKSTLLNMLGLLDHPTSGRIAIDGIETVGLSDSEKAELRRYRIGFIFQSYNLLTDLTVIDNVMLPLMMAGADQGIPREEAALEILDRVGIAAHYKKLANHLSGGQMQRVAVARALVNHPALVLGDEPTGNLDSKNSMDVVALMKQLNRELHQTFVIVTHAREMFGDVDRVITLKDGKIERIERGI; this is encoded by the coding sequence TTGACTAGCGATACCGGCAGGACTGGTGGACCTGACATGGCTTTTGGCTCCGGCGAAAACATCGTCGAGGTCCACGACCTTGGCAAGGTCTACGGCCGCGAGGAGACTTCGACGGTGGCCCTCGACTCGATATCCTTTGAGATAAAAAAAGGCGAGTTTGTCCTAATAGTCGGTCAGTCAGGTTCCGGCAAGTCGACGCTTCTCAACATGCTGGGGCTGCTGGACCATCCCACGTCTGGCCGCATCGCGATCGACGGCATAGAGACCGTGGGGCTTTCCGACTCGGAAAAGGCGGAGCTGCGGAGGTACCGCATCGGCTTTATTTTCCAGTCGTACAACCTGCTGACCGACCTGACAGTGATAGATAACGTAATGCTCCCGCTCATGATGGCCGGTGCCGACCAAGGCATCCCAAGGGAAGAGGCAGCACTTGAGATACTCGACAGAGTCGGCATTGCGGCGCACTATAAAAAGCTGGCAAACCACCTTTCGGGCGGCCAGATGCAGCGTGTGGCAGTCGCACGCGCGCTTGTAAACCACCCCGCACTGGTTCTAGGAGACGAGCCTACGGGCAACCTCGACTCAAAGAACTCGATGGACGTGGTAGCTCTCATGAAGCAGCTGAACAGGGAACTTCATCAGACTTTTGTGATTGTGACACATGCACGGGAAATGTTCGGTGACGTCGACAGAGTAATTACGCTAAAAGACGGCAAGATAGAACGGATCGAGAGGGGTATATGA
- the tmk gene encoding dTMP kinase — protein MARGKIIVLEGTDKAGKTTQSRMLQESLKIAGKVSVVLDFPDYLTPIGGEIRAFLDGKRDYQNQVKHLLFSANRWEKKEEIESMVENGTLVIMNRYWQSNLVYGVSNGLDEKWLLALDKGLPKEDIVLALLVSPTISSSRAETQDVFEKDPKLTALAHKNYMKYAKQFGWKVIDGSKGKEQVHQEILKTVKKNLKI, from the coding sequence GTGGCGAGGGGAAAGATAATTGTGCTTGAGGGCACAGACAAGGCGGGCAAGACTACACAATCACGCATGTTGCAAGAGTCGCTAAAGATAGCAGGAAAGGTGAGCGTGGTTCTCGACTTTCCGGACTACCTTACGCCGATAGGCGGCGAAATAAGGGCATTTCTTGACGGAAAGCGTGACTATCAGAATCAGGTAAAGCACCTTCTCTTTTCAGCCAACAGGTGGGAGAAAAAGGAGGAGATTGAGAGCATGGTTGAGAACGGAACGCTCGTCATCATGAACAGGTACTGGCAGTCGAACTTGGTGTATGGGGTGTCAAATGGGCTGGACGAAAAGTGGCTCCTCGCACTCGACAAGGGTCTGCCCAAGGAGGACATTGTTCTTGCGCTGCTCGTGAGTCCGACGATCTCGAGCTCTCGCGCAGAGACGCAGGACGTATTTGAGAAAGATCCAAAGCTGACAGCGTTGGCCCACAAGAACTACATGAAATATGCAAAGCAATTTGGCTGGAAAGTCATAGATGGGTCCAAAGGGAAGGAACAGGTCCACCAGGAAATACTTAAGACCGTTAAAAAGAACCTGAAGATCTAG
- a CDS encoding NUDIX hydrolase, with translation MRGIKTIESSSRYSGEVSLRIDRFVLAGKQIKKEIVVHRDSVGILPIEQRSGGLVVTLVSQYRRAADAMLLEIPAGKIEPGETPRQAAVRELAEEVGCKPSILRPLLRCYLAPGYDTEFMTIFVARSLGKVPRGQLDEDENISIKRLSFKSALRMCMSGEIIDCKTIAALFAFAKTIR, from the coding sequence ATGCGAGGAATCAAGACAATCGAGAGTTCCAGCAGGTATTCCGGCGAGGTATCTCTTCGCATAGACCGCTTTGTGCTTGCCGGCAAGCAAATAAAAAAAGAGATTGTGGTACACCGCGACTCGGTAGGCATTCTGCCTATTGAGCAGCGAAGCGGCGGGCTTGTGGTGACCCTTGTCAGCCAGTACCGGCGTGCGGCTGATGCCATGCTTCTTGAGATTCCAGCAGGCAAAATCGAGCCGGGAGAGACTCCAAGGCAGGCCGCCGTCAGGGAACTCGCAGAGGAGGTCGGCTGCAAACCCTCAATTCTCAGGCCGCTCCTGCGTTGCTATCTGGCGCCGGGATATGACACTGAGTTTATGACCATTTTTGTCGCGCGCTCGCTAGGCAAGGTTCCAAGGGGTCAGCTGGACGAGGATGAAAACATTTCAATCAAGAGGCTTTCTTTCAAGTCGGCGCTCAGGATGTGCATGTCAGGGGAAATAATAGACTGCAAGACCATAGCGGCCCTGTTTGCGTTTGCAAAAACTATTCGCTAG
- the hsp14 gene encoding archaeal heat shock protein Hsp14 translates to MGLAGIVAKGMIKELDYRAREFYEFVLPAIDMYEEKNDLVVVIDLPGFAKQDINLKVTGRILSINARREEPEKVGTVYYRHRPTRISKRIELPISVRDDETVVGNATYEHGVVRLRIPIPQSTSIPIS, encoded by the coding sequence ATGGGTTTAGCAGGAATCGTCGCAAAGGGCATGATCAAGGAACTCGACTACAGAGCTCGCGAGTTTTACGAGTTTGTGCTACCAGCGATTGACATGTACGAGGAAAAGAACGACCTTGTGGTGGTAATTGACTTGCCGGGCTTTGCCAAACAGGACATCAATCTAAAAGTGACCGGACGGATTCTCTCAATTAACGCTCGCAGGGAAGAGCCTGAGAAGGTGGGCACAGTTTACTACAGGCACAGGCCGACGAGGATATCAAAAAGAATCGAGCTTCCAATCTCTGTACGAGACGACGAAACTGTGGTTGGAAATGCAACCTATGAGCACGGAGTAGTTCGGCTGAGAATTCCGATTCCCCAGTCTACAAGCATACCTATCAGCTGA
- a CDS encoding AarF/ABC1/UbiB kinase family protein, which translates to METPAKAGRWDKNSANIEGRLQVPAEDYSRTTQHPKENASNKRPSNVHVARVLFKLLPVVLNFRRDRREWVKREGRNVDERKYGRHAEKALNAFIELGPSYIKLGQWLSTRADILPQPYLEVLARLQDDVPPAPFSQVKPIIESELGRLEDAFEQFNQEALSGASLGQVYLATYLGRQVIVKVSRPNIEQIIDKDVHVLGKILPLATRFIDPNLRFSAEGMFAQFVESIHEEMDYRIEAENLRTIKQNLKDDDAIVIPSLVPERSTRHVLTMEYIPGIKITDVKALDAAGINREMLVVTVHRLFFKMLLRHSIFHADPHPGNISVDPTGRIVLYDFGMVGRLDNETRIRLIRLYLGLLDKDPERTVNVLIELGTLEPTVNRYIVERGIAMSIESLYGKKVDRMEVRALMDLANKTLSRFPFRLPKNLALYMRMASILEGIYQHHKVRFMFVKVLADLLEEEGLVKEAYIEELKVTAKRFAKGIEASITLAPVLRTYLESRWPSEQKNQGYSVISASVLAAAFFVGSSFVLSSFPVIAYGGFAAAAAAAFVAIKKAM; encoded by the coding sequence GTGGAAACCCCGGCAAAGGCAGGAAGGTGGGACAAAAATAGCGCAAATATCGAGGGCAGGCTCCAGGTGCCTGCCGAAGACTATTCAAGAACAACCCAGCATCCCAAGGAGAATGCGAGCAATAAGAGGCCGTCAAATGTCCACGTTGCGCGAGTTCTTTTCAAGCTATTGCCGGTAGTCCTGAATTTTCGACGCGACAGGCGCGAATGGGTAAAGCGGGAGGGGCGAAACGTTGATGAAAGAAAATACGGTAGGCATGCAGAAAAGGCCCTGAATGCGTTCATAGAACTCGGTCCCTCATACATAAAGCTCGGACAGTGGCTTTCCACCAGGGCAGACATCCTGCCGCAGCCTTACCTTGAAGTGCTGGCCCGCCTGCAGGACGATGTCCCCCCTGCGCCCTTTTCCCAGGTAAAGCCGATAATTGAATCGGAACTTGGAAGGCTGGAAGATGCGTTTGAGCAGTTCAACCAGGAAGCGCTGTCCGGCGCGAGTCTTGGCCAAGTTTACCTTGCGACCTATCTCGGCAGGCAAGTAATAGTAAAAGTCAGCCGGCCCAACATCGAGCAGATAATCGATAAGGACGTTCATGTGCTCGGCAAGATCTTGCCGCTTGCCACCCGATTTATCGATCCGAATTTGCGTTTCTCAGCTGAAGGAATGTTTGCCCAGTTTGTAGAGTCGATTCACGAAGAAATGGACTACAGGATAGAGGCCGAAAACCTGCGAACGATAAAGCAGAACCTGAAGGACGATGATGCCATAGTGATCCCGTCCCTTGTACCTGAAAGATCTACAAGACACGTGCTCACCATGGAATACATTCCTGGAATCAAGATTACCGATGTCAAGGCGCTCGACGCGGCAGGAATTAACAGGGAAATGCTTGTCGTGACGGTGCACAGGCTTTTTTTCAAGATGCTCCTCCGGCATAGCATCTTTCATGCGGACCCGCATCCCGGCAATATATCGGTCGACCCGACCGGACGTATCGTCCTCTATGACTTTGGCATGGTAGGCAGGCTTGACAACGAGACGCGCATCAGGCTAATACGGCTCTATCTCGGGCTGCTGGACAAAGACCCGGAAAGGACTGTCAACGTCCTTATCGAGCTTGGCACACTTGAGCCAACCGTCAATCGCTACATAGTCGAACGCGGAATTGCGATGAGCATCGAGAGCCTATACGGAAAAAAGGTTGACAGGATGGAAGTAAGGGCTCTGATGGACCTGGCAAACAAGACACTGAGTAGGTTTCCGTTCAGGCTGCCAAAAAACCTCGCCCTTTACATGCGCATGGCGTCAATATTGGAGGGAATCTACCAGCACCATAAGGTGAGGTTCATGTTCGTAAAGGTCCTCGCCGACCTGCTCGAGGAGGAGGGGCTGGTAAAGGAAGCGTACATTGAGGAGCTGAAGGTAACGGCAAAAAGGTTTGCAAAGGGTATTGAGGCGTCAATCACGCTCGCACCGGTGCTGAGGACTTATCTTGAAAGCAGGTGGCCTTCGGAGCAAAAGAACCAGGGTTATTCGGTCATATCTGCAAGCGTCCTTGCCGCGGCCTTTTTTGTAGGTTCGTCATTCGTGCTTTCATCATTCCCGGTGATTGCCTACGGGGGCTTTGCGGCGGCTGCCGCCGCGGCGTTCGTGGCGATAAAAAAAGCGATGTAG
- a CDS encoding zinc finger domain-containing protein, translating to MYSGSYDMPKCNACGKDVRPGELSESFSCPKCKNARIWRCEGCKGKSKKYKCSSCGYEGR from the coding sequence ATGTACTCCGGTTCGTACGACATGCCCAAGTGCAACGCCTGCGGCAAGGACGTAAGGCCCGGCGAGCTTTCGGAAAGCTTTTCCTGCCCAAAATGTAAGAACGCAAGGATATGGCGCTGCGAGGGCTGCAAAGGCAAGTCGAAAAAGTACAAATGCTCTTCATGCGGCTACGAGGGGCGTTAG
- a CDS encoding FtsX-like permease family protein, with protein MDYRVKVATSMLFKRKGSMLAATIAVAIAVLVIVVNNVTFQGASNGIVRDLTDYQFGNLLITDKNGNINKPDSEILGYLQNTGLVKGATVRLITSASINNTRTAVPVRTYGVELIGMDPVGEAKASKIKDAVVAGTFLTTRDSIVLGSNAANDLSARLGDPLDVKVTDRTGHDVVKRFSVVGITQSPGGLAFDSAALVDIKTLRDMTDRADQSDEVLVRLYDIHQAGELERQFFAHFPNEHFQVQTVQEAAKNILEGIASVNAFINLVGYFGMLSSAFGIITIMMMIVSSKTREIGILRAIGSNKSDIMLVFFIQGTIIGSLGGLLGFVLASGYTLYSSYSRLSIGGGIALAIQYDPVFVAQTAITGMVMGIVASLYPAWRTTKLEPSEATRVD; from the coding sequence TTGGATTACAGAGTCAAGGTCGCGACTAGCATGCTTTTCAAGAGAAAAGGAAGCATGCTTGCTGCCACGATTGCAGTCGCGATCGCAGTCCTTGTCATAGTCGTTAACAACGTGACGTTTCAAGGAGCCTCAAACGGTATCGTGAGAGACCTGACCGATTACCAGTTTGGCAACCTGCTAATTACCGACAAGAACGGCAACATCAACAAGCCTGACTCTGAAATACTCGGATACCTTCAGAACACCGGCCTTGTGAAGGGCGCCACGGTCCGTCTCATCACCTCTGCTTCCATCAACAACACCCGTACGGCCGTTCCTGTGCGGACATACGGAGTCGAGCTAATCGGCATGGACCCTGTAGGTGAGGCCAAGGCTTCAAAGATAAAGGACGCAGTAGTGGCTGGCACGTTTCTTACGACCCGCGATTCAATAGTACTTGGCAGCAACGCAGCAAACGACCTGTCAGCCAGGCTCGGCGACCCGCTTGATGTCAAGGTCACGGATCGCACAGGACACGATGTCGTCAAGAGGTTCTCTGTCGTCGGCATCACTCAGTCTCCCGGCGGCCTGGCATTTGACTCGGCAGCGCTTGTAGACATCAAGACGTTACGGGACATGACTGACCGGGCGGACCAGAGCGACGAAGTGCTTGTGAGACTTTATGATATTCATCAGGCCGGCGAACTTGAGAGACAGTTTTTTGCTCATTTTCCAAATGAGCATTTTCAGGTGCAGACCGTACAAGAAGCCGCGAAAAATATCCTTGAGGGCATCGCCTCGGTCAACGCCTTTATCAATCTTGTCGGGTACTTTGGCATGCTTTCTTCGGCCTTTGGGATCATCACCATCATGATGATGATAGTCTCAAGCAAGACGCGTGAAATCGGAATATTGAGGGCTATCGGCTCAAACAAGTCAGATATCATGCTCGTGTTCTTCATACAGGGCACCATCATTGGTTCTCTGGGAGGGCTGCTCGGATTTGTGCTTGCTTCGGGCTATACGCTCTACTCCTCATACTCCAGACTCAGCATCGGAGGCGGCATAGCGCTTGCAATACAATATGACCCGGTTTTTGTTGCCCAGACCGCGATTACAGGCATGGTAATGGGGATCGTCGCCTCGCTTTATCCCGCGTGGCGCACGACCAAGCTGGAGCCGTCGGAGGCGACCCGGGTTGACTAG
- a CDS encoding HD domain-containing protein: protein MDFVGEIADPIHRYVKFSETERHIIDSRVFQRLRRIRQLAGAHLVYPGAQHSRFEHSLGAMHVAGMAGEALLAKGHIDDAEIVEELRLGALLHDVGHGPFSHLFEEVLELHCKTTHEEIGRKIILQTEISDVLKRDGRSPERICRLSFGQTGETFLNEIISGSLSADIMDYLPRDAYFTGAEYGKIDLARLVGSLEVNRGKLAIDQSSYNSLESMLISRYEMFKAVYFHKTVRSAEVMLLHSMIGADPELGLTDTSLDNYLSLTDEATLERLCSVQNNLASKLASDYRDRRLLKCVYEKMLLKRDRYKKMDRKSLLNLAGSIASAAGVDPALVFVDASKAPSMPLTPSKEEMRSIRLAGKNEAAKEIPVASMPLIDSLSGFLDMLRVYTTAENRQAVERSVKKVLGEQRPLYIGANN, encoded by the coding sequence TTGGACTTTGTAGGTGAAATCGCAGACCCCATCCACCGCTACGTAAAGTTCTCCGAAACCGAGAGGCACATCATTGATTCAAGAGTCTTTCAGCGCCTGCGGAGGATACGGCAGTTGGCTGGGGCCCATCTGGTTTATCCCGGAGCGCAGCATTCGCGCTTTGAGCACTCGCTTGGGGCAATGCACGTCGCGGGAATGGCAGGCGAGGCGCTGCTGGCCAAGGGGCATATTGACGATGCCGAAATTGTGGAAGAGCTGAGGCTTGGTGCGCTGCTCCACGACGTTGGGCATGGCCCTTTCTCGCACCTCTTTGAGGAAGTGCTTGAACTGCATTGCAAGACGACGCACGAGGAGATTGGCCGCAAAATAATTCTCCAGACTGAGATTTCTGATGTATTGAAGCGTGACGGCAGGTCGCCGGAAAGGATTTGCAGGCTGTCGTTCGGGCAGACCGGCGAGACCTTCCTAAACGAAATTATCTCGGGCAGCCTCTCGGCCGACATAATGGACTATCTGCCCCGTGACGCATACTTCACAGGCGCAGAGTACGGCAAAATTGACCTGGCAAGGCTAGTTGGTTCCCTTGAGGTCAACAGAGGCAAGCTTGCCATAGACCAGTCTTCATACAATTCACTCGAGTCGATGCTAATTTCGAGGTACGAGATGTTCAAGGCAGTCTATTTTCACAAAACCGTAAGATCCGCCGAGGTCATGCTGCTTCATTCAATGATCGGTGCAGATCCCGAGCTGGGACTGACCGATACCTCGCTTGATAACTATCTTTCTCTGACAGACGAAGCTACCCTTGAGAGGCTATGCAGCGTACAAAATAACCTTGCTTCCAAGCTTGCGTCAGATTACCGCGATAGGCGGCTGCTCAAGTGCGTTTATGAGAAGATGCTCCTCAAACGCGATAGGTACAAGAAAATGGATAGAAAATCCCTGCTCAATCTTGCAGGATCGATTGCGTCGGCTGCGGGGGTAGACCCGGCGCTAGTTTTTGTTGACGCATCTAAGGCTCCTTCGATGCCTCTTACTCCAAGCAAGGAGGAAATGCGCTCCATAAGGCTGGCAGGCAAGAACGAAGCTGCGAAAGAGATCCCGGTTGCATCTATGCCTCTTATCGATTCTCTGTCAGGATTCCTCGACATGCTTCGGGTCTACACGACGGCTGAAAACCGTCAGGCTGTTGAGCGATCTGTTAAAAAAGTGCTTGGTGAGCAGAGACCATTGTACATTGGTGCGAACAACTAG
- a CDS encoding M23 family metallopeptidase, which yields MAEALNRYRFPLPKEAVSRVTTDSPAHVGRLRYAVDLIAPEETPVLAAADGTVTFVRDDSGRGGPTVAYWNDTNFIVIAHANNEFTRYDHLAKWSSEVVVGQPVRAGEQIARVGMTGFTLLAHLHFQVFVFTGINVWTDFQTLELPSFVA from the coding sequence GTGGCCGAGGCCCTGAACAGATACCGGTTTCCACTGCCAAAGGAGGCAGTTTCTCGTGTTACGACAGATTCGCCGGCGCATGTCGGCAGGCTCAGATATGCCGTAGACCTGATCGCGCCGGAAGAAACGCCCGTGCTCGCGGCTGCGGATGGCACAGTGACTTTTGTGAGAGACGACTCCGGCAGGGGCGGCCCGACGGTAGCCTACTGGAACGACACCAACTTTATCGTGATTGCCCATGCAAACAACGAATTTACGCGCTACGACCACCTGGCGAAATGGAGCTCAGAAGTAGTTGTCGGCCAGCCCGTCAGGGCGGGTGAGCAGATTGCCAGAGTTGGAATGACCGGCTTTACGCTCCTCGCACACCTTCACTTCCAAGTCTTTGTCTTTACGGGCATCAATGTCTGGACGGACTTTCAGACGCTCGAGCTGCCTAGTTTTGTGGCCTAG